In Bos taurus isolate L1 Dominette 01449 registration number 42190680 breed Hereford chromosome 11, ARS-UCD2.0, whole genome shotgun sequence, one DNA window encodes the following:
- the AGPAT2 gene encoding 1-acyl-sn-glycerol-3-phosphate acyltransferase beta precursor (The RefSeq protein has 1 substitution compared to this genomic sequence), translated as MELWPWLIAALLLLLLLAQLSRSARFYAKIGLYCAFCFTASAMAAVVCLLRHGGRTVENMRIISWFVRSFKYAYGLRFEVKGRETLDEDRPCVIISNHQSILDMMGLMEVLPDRCVQISKRELLFLGPVGLIMYLGGVLFINRQHSQTAMSVMTDVGERMVREKLKVWIYPEGTRNDNGDLLPFKKGAFYLAIQAQVPIIPVIYSSFSSFYSCKTKLFTSGTIQVEVLDAIPTRGLTVADVPKLLDTCHQAMRTHFFHISKIPQENGAPLGPDTQEAQ; from the exons ATGGAGCTGTGGCCGTGGCTGATCgcggcgctgctgctgctgctgctgctggcgcAGCTGAGCCGCTCGGCCCGCTTCTACGCCAAGATCGGCCTGTACTGCGCCTTCTGCTTCACGGCCTCGGCGATGGCCGCGGTCGTCTGCCTGCTGCGCCACGGGGGCCGGACGGTGGAGAACATGAG GATCATCAGTTGGTTCGTCCGGTCCTTCAAGTACGCATATGGCCTCCGCTTTGAGGTCAAAGGCCGTGAGACGCTGGACGAGGACCGGCCCTGCGTCATCATCTCCAACCACCAGAGCATCCTGGACATGATGG GCCTCATGGAGGTCCTCCCCGACCGCTGCGTGCAGATCGCCAAGCGAGAGCTGCTCTTCCTGGGGCCCGTGGGCCTGATCATGTACCTGGGGGGCGTCCTCTTCATCAACCGGCAGCACTCCCAGACGGCCATGAGCGTGATGACCGATGTGGGCGAGCGCATGGTCAGGGAGAAG CTCAAAGTGTGGATCTACCCGGAGGGCACGCGGAATGACAACGGGGACCTCCTGCCTTTCAAGAAAGGCGCCTTCTACCTGGCGATCCAGGCCCAG GTACCCATCATCCCTGTGATTTACTCCAGCTTCTCCTCCTTCTACAGCTGTAAGACgaagctcttcacttcag gAACCATCCAGGTGGAGGTGCTAGATGCCATCCCCACCCGTGGCCTCACTGTCGCCGACGTCCCCAAGCTTCTGGACACCTGCCATCAGGCCATGAGGACGCACTTCTTCCACATATCCAAGATCCCCCAGGAGAACGGGGCCCCCTTGGGGCCCGACACCCAGGAGGCCCAGTAA